Genomic segment of Gemmatimonadota bacterium:
CCGCGTTCCGTGCCCGCAACCTTCGCCGTGTAGCCCGACATGAAGTAGTACATCGCCTGGTCGCGCGAGAGGCGCGCGATTGGGGGCAACACACCGAAAGCATCCGCCGTGAGGAAGACGATGTTCTGGGGGTGGCCGGCGCGTCCGCTCGGGACATGGTTGCGGATGTAGTGCAGCGGGTACGACGCCCGCGTGTTTTCCGTGATGGACTGGTCGTCGAACTTCACCCGGCGCTTGTCGTCCAGGACCACGTTCTCCAGGACGGTGCCAAACATCTGCGTGGTTGCGAAGATGTCGGGTTCGGCCTCGGGCGACAGGTTGATCACCTTGGCGTAGCAGCCGCCTTCGTAGTTGAAGACGCCGGTGTCGGACCACCCGTGTTCGTCGTCGCCAATGAGTCCGCGCTCGGGGTCGGCGGACAGCGTCGTCTTGCCCGTGCCCGACAAGCCGAAGAAGAGGGCCACGTCGCCACCGGCGCCGACATTGGCGGAGCAGTGCATGGACAGCACGCCCGTCTTCGGCATCAGGTAGTTCATCACCGTGAACATCGCCTTCTTGAGTTCACCGGCGTAGCGGGTGCCGCCGATGAGGATGGTCCGGCGCGCCAGGTGCAGGACGATGAAGGTCCCGGTGCGGGTCCCGTGCCGGGCCGGGTCGGCCTGGAACTCCGGAGCGTGCAGCACCGTGAAGTTGGGGGCAAACGCGGCGAGGCCGGCAGCATCCGGGCGGATGAACATGTTCCGCACAAACGAGGCATGCCACGCGTTCGGCGTGACGTACCGGACGCTTAGTTGGTGGGCCGGGTCCGCGCCGCAATGGAGATCCTGGACAAACAGGTCCGACAGGCCATTGAGGTACGCCTGCACGTCACCCAACAGCAGGTCGAATTTCTCCTCGGCGAACGGCTGGTTCACCTTGCCCCAGTCGACGTCTGCCTCGGTCGAGCCCTCCTTGACCACGAACTTGTCGTTCGGCGAGCGCCCCGTGTGCGGCGCCGTGACCGCAACGAAGGGGCCCATGTCGGCGAGGGTGCCCTCGCCGCGGGCAATCGCCGCCTGAAAGAGTTCGGGGGCGACGAGGTTGACATGCACCGTGCCGGAGGGGTTCAGGCCCTGGCCGGCCAGGAGGTTTGAAGGCATTGGGAAACTCAGAAGGTCAGGAGTCAGATGTGCCGTCCACTCGCCCTCTAGGACGAGCGGAGTCGGCTCAGAGAAAAGAAAACGCCCGGGCGGTACCCGGTCGACCCGGCTGGCGGGTGGAGGAGGCTTTGTTCCGTTCCTGCGCGTCCATCACGGCGACGGCAGCCATGTTCACGATCTCCTGGATCTCGGCTCCCTGCTCCAGGATGTGGACCGGCTGGGCCATCCCCACCAGGATCGGGCCGATCGCTGTGGCCCCCCCCAGGTGGTGCAACAACTTGTAGGCGATGTTCCCCGCGCTCAAGTTCGGGAAAATGAGGACGTTCGCCGCTTCCTTGAGGGCGGAAAACGGGAACGCTTCCGCCAGCATCGCCCCATCCACCGCAGTATCGGCCTGCATTTCCCCGTCGACCATCAGCGTGGGGTCGGCTGCGCGGACCAGGGTGACTGCCCTGGCCACCCGTTCGGCTTCCGGCTGGCGTACCGAGCCGAAGTTCGAATAGGAGAGCATGGCCACCTTCGGGTCCTGCCCGAAGAGCCGGACAATCCGGCAGGCGGCGAGCGCGATCTGGGCGAGCTGCTCTGACGTGGGCTCCGCGTTGACGGTCGTGTCTCCGCAAAAAATCACCTGCTTGTCGAAGACCAGCATGTACATCCCTGCGACGACCCCAGTCGGGGGTTGGCCCCGATCACCTGGAGCGCTGGACGCAGGGCCTCCGGGTACGTGGTGGTCATGCCGGTGAGGAGGGCGTCTGCGTCGCCGCGGTTGACCATGACCCCGCCGAAGTAGTTCCCGTTGAACACCAGCCGCTGGGCCTCCGCGAGAGAGAGCCCCTTCCGTTGGCGTCGCTCCCAAAGGTCGTGCGCATACGCCTCGCGCCGCGGAGAACGCGCGGGGTCCTCGATCGCGATTTCGTCGAGCGGGATGCCATCCGCGGCCGCCCGGCGTCGAATCGTATCCTCGTTGCCGAGGAGGATGGGGGACGCGATCCCTTCGTCGACCATGATCCGGGCGGCGCGGATCATCTTGCGGGCCTCCCCTTCAGGGAGGACCAGGCGCTTGGGGTCGGCCGTGGCGCGGTTGATGATGCCGCGCATGATCCCCCGGGCGCGGCCGAGCCGGCTTTCCAGGGAATGCCGATATTCCTCGAGGTCGATGAACTCGCGCGCCACGCCACTCGCAACGGCCGCCCACGCGACGGCTGGGGCGACCCAGAGCAGGGCGCGTGGGTCAAAGGGGAAGGGAATCAGGTACTCGCGCCCGAACTTCACCTTGCGAAGCCCGTAGAGCGCCGACACCGAATCCGGCACGTCTTCCCGCGCCAGCGCCGCGAGCGCGCGGGTGGCGGCCATCTTCATTTCCTCGTTGACCTCGGTCGCGCGTGCATCGAGGGCACCGCGGAAGATGAACGGGAAGCCGAGGACGTTGTTGACCTGGTTGGGAT
This window contains:
- the pckA gene encoding phosphoenolpyruvate carboxykinase (ATP), with product MPSNLLAGQGLNPSGTVHVNLVAPELFQAAIARGEGTLADMGPFVAVTAPHTGRSPNDKFVVKEGSTEADVDWGKVNQPFAEEKFDLLLGDVQAYLNGLSDLFVQDLHCGADPAHQLSVRYVTPNAWHASFVRNMFIRPDAAGLAAFAPNFTVLHAPEFQADPARHGTRTGTFIVLHLARRTILIGGTRYAGELKKAMFTVMNYLMPKTGVLSMHCSANVGAGGDVALFFGLSGTGKTTLSADPERGLIGDDEHGWSDTGVFNYEGGCYAKVINLSPEAEPDIFATTQMFGTVLENVVLDDKRRVKFDDQSITENTRASYPLHYIRNHVPSGRAGHPQNIVFLTADAFGVLPPIARLSRDQAMYYFMSGYTAKVAGTERGVTEPQATFSSCFGAVFLVWHPTKYAEMLGRLIDQHGSRVWLVNTGWSGGAYGTGKRMKIAYTRAMVRAALSGKLDAVTTFTDPIFGLNIPSEVPDVPAGVLNPRSTWSDGASYDAQANKLAEMFRKNFEKFGNVDAKIVAAGPGAR